The Bacteroidota bacterium genome segment ACTACTTTACGGAAGTAGTAATTAATTTTTTGTTCCACCCTAAAACCAAGCCTGAACTCCACTTTAATAATATCGTTAGGTACTATGTGGTCCACTTTATATTGCATAGCATAAGGTTCATCGTCCACATGTATATGCACAAACCAATAAATATCTGCTCGCTTAGGCTGTTTTTGCAAAATAGAATATATAATTTTCGATTCTATTTCATTTTGAGTATCGGCACTGGTTAAATAAACTAGGTGGGTAGCGAATTTGGAAACCGATTCGTCTTTGCTTAACTGCTCCAAAATAGGTATGTACGATTTGAGTTGAACAAATTCCGTCAATCGGTTTTTAATTTTTCGGCCTTTGTACCAAATCCACATAATAAATATAAATACAGAACTGATTACCAAACTTACCCATCCTCCATGCGTAAACTTAAGTAAGTTAGCCGACAGAAATGAACCCTCTATAGCTACATATACCAGTAACAATACAGCCACCAGCCATTTATTTACTTTAATAGTACGTAAATAATTTACCAACAATAAAGTGGTCATGAGCATAGCAATGGTAATGGCTAAACCGTAGGCAGCTTCCATAGCACTTGCTTCTCTAAAGTATAAAACAACACCAATACAACCTGCCCATAAAATTAAATTAGCACTTGGTACATATAATTGACCTTTCATTTCACTCGGAAACTTAATCATTACTTTAGGCCAAACATTTAATCGAATGGCTTCTGAAATAAGCGTAAATGACCCGCTAATTAAAGCTTGACTGGCAATAATAGCAGCCATTGTTGCAATAGCAACGCCATAAGGTAAAAACTCTGGCGACATAATATTATAGAAAGGATTAATACCCGTTTCCGTTAATGTTTGTCCCTCATGAGTTAATAAATTAGCCCCCTGACCAAAATAATTTAAAAGCAAGGCCGATTTAACAAAAATCCAACTTACCCTGATATTGTTTTTACCACAATGGCCCAAATCAGAATACAAAGCTTCAGCCCCGGTGGTACAAAGAAAAACAGCGCCAAGTATCCAAAAACCCTCGTGGTAGTTTACCAATAAATTATAAGCGTAGTATGGGTTTAAGCAGTTTAATACATCTACATGTGTGCCTATTTTTGAAATACCCAAAACCGCTAACATACCAAACCAAAGCAACATAATAGGGCCAAAAGCCTTACCAACTATAGAAGTACCAACTCGTTGAATTAAAAACAAGAAACTGATAATAGCAATTACAATGGGAACGGTAGGAATTTCTGAAAAATTAAAAACATCCGACTTAATCAAATGTAAACCCTCAATAGCTGATGAAACAGAAATGGGAGGTGTAATAACACCATCGGCCAATAAAGCACAACCACCAATAATGGCCGGAAAAATTAAGTAAGGCCTGCGTCTTCTTACTAAAGCGTAAAGTGAAAAAATGCCACCCTCACCGTTGTTATCAGCATTCAGTGTAATTAAAACATATTTTAAAGTAGTCTGTAGGGTAAGAGTCCAAACAATACATGATAAACCACCATAAATGAGATCCTTTGAAATAACCTTATCGCCAACAATTGCGTTTAATACGTAAAGAGGCGATGTTCCAATATCTCCAAAAATAATACCTAGAGTAACTAAAAGCCCAGCTAATGAAAGCTTGTTTTGGCTATGGTGATGTTCGCCCACGATTTTTTTGTATGTAATAAATAAGCTTGCAAATGTATAGCTTCATTTATAATACCCAAATTTTTTATGTAACTATTAGTTAGGCTGATATTAAATATTTAATTTACTGTTTTAGCGGTTTTATATAAGTAAATATTATTTTGCCAGCATTATTACATAAATAAGTTTTGGTTCAAACAATTTTAAAAGGTTATGCCACTGGATTAATTCTTTCGCTTTCATTTGGCGCTGGTTTTTTTTCATTGTTACATGCAAGTATTAGCAAAGGTTATAAAAAGGGTTTATTAATAGCATTGGGTATGTTATTAAGCGATTTGTTTTTTGTAGCCCTTTGTGTATTTGCAGCATCATTTGTTTCAAACCAATTACAAAAACTCGATACCGAAATTCGCATAGTAGGTTTTATAGCCTTAATTGTTTTAGGGGTTAGCACCTACCTGAAAAAAGCTGCCCACCCAAGTGAAATAAAAACAACGGGCAATAAAAATATACTGTATATTATGAAAGGCATTATAATTAACAGCATTAATCCGCTTACCTTGTTATTTTGGTTAGGTTTAGCCGCTTTTGTAAAAAGTAGTTTACCCACTTTGTTTGAAGTGGTTTTGTTTTTCAGTGTTACCTTAGGAGCTATGTTTTTTCATCAGTTTATTATTTGTTACTCAGCCAATAAAGTAAAACATTTATTTTCAGTAAGAATGCAGCAATTGCTCAATCATATTATAGGCGTTGTTTTTATAATAGTTGCTTTTGCCATGCTTTGGCCCGTTATAAAACCCTATTTTGAAAATATAGTTTAAGAAATTTATACATATACAACATGCAAAGAGATACCGTTATATTTGATTTAATCAATCAGGAAAAAAGCCGCCAGGAACATGGCATTGAATTAATTGCTTCAGAAAACTTTACCAGTCCACAAGTAATGGAAGCTATGGGCAGTGTATTAACCAATAAATATGCAGAAGGCTTACCGGGTAAACGTTATTACGGTGGCTGTGAAATAGTTGATCAGGTAGAAAATTTAGCGATTGACAGATTAAAACAAATGTTTGGTGCTACCTGGGCCAATGTACAACCACACTCAGGTGCGCAAGCCAATGCTGCCGTTATGTTAGGTTGCTTAAATCCGGGCGATAAAATTTTAGGTTTCGACCTTTCACATGGTGGGCATTTAACACATGGCTCACCCGTTAATTTTTCAGGTAAATTATATGTTCCTTCATTTTACGGAGTAGAACAAGAAACAGGATTAATAGACTGGAATAAAGTAGAGGCAAAAGCCCAACAGGAAAAACCAAAAATGATTATTTGTGGTGCTTCTGCCTACAGTCGCGATTGGGATTACGCCCGTTTGCGTGCCATTGCTGATAGTGTAGGGGCTATTTTATTGGCCGATATTTCACATCCTGCAGGATTAATAGTAGGTAAATTATTAAACGACCCTATTCAATATTGCCATATAGTTACCTCAACAACTCATAAAACCTTACGTGGCCCACGTGGTGGAATTATTATGATGGGTAACGATTTTGAAAATCCATTTGGACAAAAAACCTTAAAAGGCGATTTGAAAATGATGAGCGCTGTATTAGATGGCGCTGTATTCCCCGGAACACAAGGTGGTCCGTTAGAGCACGTAATTGCGGCTAAAGCAGTAGCTTTTGGCGAGTGTTTAACTGACGATTATAAAACATACGTAAAACAAGTAGCAGTAAATGCACAAGCTATGGCCAAAGCATTTGTAAACCGTGGTTATAAAATTATTTCAGGTGGAACCGATAACCATTTAATGTTAATAGACCTACGCAGTAAAAACCTGACAGGTAAATTAGCAGAAGCAGCTTTAGGCAAAGCCGAGATTACCATTAACAAAAACATGGTTCCTTTCGATGATAAATCGCCATTTGTAACCAGCGGAATTAGAGTTGGAACAGCAGCCATTACCACACGTGGTATGATGGAAAGCGATATGGAACAAATAGTAGACTATATTGACATAGCTTTAATGAACAACGAAAACGAAAGCAAGCTGGCTGATATTAGAAAAAACATCAACGACTGGATGGTTAAGTTCCCATTGTACAAATAGAACTTAGTATAAAATCAAATTATAAGGAAATCCCTTTCAGTTTAACCGGAAGGGATTTTTTGTTTTCAAAAACCAAACCTAAACACACTTTTAATATCCAAACCAAACAATATATTTGAATGCATAATTAACGTTATACATGAACAAAATCCTTCTACTTTTATTTTCACTAGGCTGCTTACAAATAGCTGCACAAACCAACGATGCTGTTGTTATTAAACAATTAACCGAAGAAGTATTAAGCAACGGAAAAGCGTATGGCGATTTGCGCGATTTATGTAAGCAAGTCGGTAATAGAATTAGTGGGAGTCCACAGGCTGAAAAAGCAGTACAGTTAATGTTTAAAAAAATGAAAGCCTATGGTTTTGATTCCGTATGGTTGCAGCCCGTTATGGTTCCCAGGTGGACAAGAGGCAGCAAAAAAACAGAGATTGGTAAAATAGTAAACGAAAACAAACCTTACCAAGTAAATATTCTGGCATTAGGTGGTTCCGTTTCAACACCCAAAAATGGCCTTACTGCAGGTGTTATAGAAGTAAAAAACTTTGAAGAGCTGCATAGCTTAGGCAAAGAAAAAGTACAGGGAAAAATAGTGTTTTTTAACAGACCAATGGACCCTAAACATATTAGTACAGGTGCTGCTTATGGTGGAGCGGTAAACCAACGTGGTCGTGGTGCTTCAGAGGCAGCTAAATTAGGAGCCATTGGTGTGGTGGTACGCAGTATGACATTGGCACACGATGATTTTGCCCATACAGGTGCTATGCATTACAACGATTCATTTCCTAAAATTCCTGCTTGTGCCATCAGTAGTAACGATGCCGACAGGTTAAGTTTAGCCATTAAAAACAGCAAACAAACCCAATTCTATTTTAACCTGAATTGCGCCAATACCATCGATAGTGTTTTAAGTTACAATGTAATTGGGCAAATGAACGGAACCACCAAAGCCAATGAAATTATTCTGGTAGGTGGCCATTTAGATAGTTGGGATGTAGGCGAAGGTGCCCACGATGATGGAGCAGGTTGTGTGCAAAGCATAGAAGTACTGCGATTGTTTAAAACATTACATATTAAAACACAAAGAACCATCAGAGCCGTT includes the following:
- a CDS encoding KUP/HAK/KT family potassium transporter, producing MGEHHHSQNKLSLAGLLVTLGIIFGDIGTSPLYVLNAIVGDKVISKDLIYGGLSCIVWTLTLQTTLKYVLITLNADNNGEGGIFSLYALVRRRRPYLIFPAIIGGCALLADGVITPPISVSSAIEGLHLIKSDVFNFSEIPTVPIVIAIISFLFLIQRVGTSIVGKAFGPIMLLWFGMLAVLGISKIGTHVDVLNCLNPYYAYNLLVNYHEGFWILGAVFLCTTGAEALYSDLGHCGKNNIRVSWIFVKSALLLNYFGQGANLLTHEGQTLTETGINPFYNIMSPEFLPYGVAIATMAAIIASQALISGSFTLISEAIRLNVWPKVMIKFPSEMKGQLYVPSANLILWAGCIGVVLYFREASAMEAAYGLAITIAMLMTTLLLVNYLRTIKVNKWLVAVLLLVYVAIEGSFLSANLLKFTHGGWVSLVISSVFIFIMWIWYKGRKIKNRLTEFVQLKSYIPILEQLSKDESVSKFATHLVYLTSADTQNEIESKIIYSILQKQPKRADIYWFVHIHVDDEPYAMQYKVDHIVPNDIIKVEFRLGFRVEQKINYYFRKVVEELVKNGEVDVTSRYASLRGQNITGDFKFVVLQRHLSNENELSAYEQWIMDVYFSLDRLSLSEAKAFGLDTSSVLIEKVPLLITPLKEFRMKRFY
- a CDS encoding LysE family transporter; translation: MVQTILKGYATGLILSLSFGAGFFSLLHASISKGYKKGLLIALGMLLSDLFFVALCVFAASFVSNQLQKLDTEIRIVGFIALIVLGVSTYLKKAAHPSEIKTTGNKNILYIMKGIIINSINPLTLLFWLGLAAFVKSSLPTLFEVVLFFSVTLGAMFFHQFIICYSANKVKHLFSVRMQQLLNHIIGVVFIIVAFAMLWPVIKPYFENIV
- the glyA gene encoding serine hydroxymethyltransferase: MQRDTVIFDLINQEKSRQEHGIELIASENFTSPQVMEAMGSVLTNKYAEGLPGKRYYGGCEIVDQVENLAIDRLKQMFGATWANVQPHSGAQANAAVMLGCLNPGDKILGFDLSHGGHLTHGSPVNFSGKLYVPSFYGVEQETGLIDWNKVEAKAQQEKPKMIICGASAYSRDWDYARLRAIADSVGAILLADISHPAGLIVGKLLNDPIQYCHIVTSTTHKTLRGPRGGIIMMGNDFENPFGQKTLKGDLKMMSAVLDGAVFPGTQGGPLEHVIAAKAVAFGECLTDDYKTYVKQVAVNAQAMAKAFVNRGYKIISGGTDNHLMLIDLRSKNLTGKLAEAALGKAEITINKNMVPFDDKSPFVTSGIRVGTAAITTRGMMESDMEQIVDYIDIALMNNENESKLADIRKNINDWMVKFPLYK
- a CDS encoding M28 family peptidase, whose protein sequence is MNKILLLLFSLGCLQIAAQTNDAVVIKQLTEEVLSNGKAYGDLRDLCKQVGNRISGSPQAEKAVQLMFKKMKAYGFDSVWLQPVMVPRWTRGSKKTEIGKIVNENKPYQVNILALGGSVSTPKNGLTAGVIEVKNFEELHSLGKEKVQGKIVFFNRPMDPKHISTGAAYGGAVNQRGRGASEAAKLGAIGVVVRSMTLAHDDFAHTGAMHYNDSFPKIPACAISSNDADRLSLAIKNSKQTQFYFNLNCANTIDSVLSYNVIGQMNGTTKANEIILVGGHLDSWDVGEGAHDDGAGCVQSIEVLRLFKTLHIKTQRTIRAVLFMNEENGLRGGVKYAALAAQNKENHYAAIETDAGGFVPRGFGISDSTIYASISAKANLFREYGWDKIDFGGGGADIGPLKNNCKALIGFTPDSQRYFDYHHTENDVFEHVNERELHLGAAAIASLVWLLSNE